A genomic window from Thalassoroseus pseudoceratinae includes:
- a CDS encoding M20 family metallopeptidase — MLVTDRLKELIAIPSVNPMGRDITGPEYFEARVTEYLTDVFKTWGVPFKVTEITPGRANIVARWDGSNGRTVLLDAHQDTVPVSGMTIPPFEPAERDGKIYGRGSCDVKGGLAAMLTAFGRLVHEQPSDAATVFLSCTCDEEAGAKGVTKLAEQITQADESSFFWPRPEAAIVAEPTNLDVVVAHRGAVRWKIATTGRACHSSRPEDGINAIYRMARLLSALEEYAGLVGDSLPPHPLCGPATLSVGRIEGGASVNIVPDACVIEIDRRLIPGEDGESARQQVAEFLRSKLDFEFEMQPPWIASPPLPDDDNGALADGLLKTIESIVGPHQRVGVPYGTNGSRLAAIDVPTVVFGPGDIAQAHTKDEWIDIAELEQSVDVYYQFCVDGSF; from the coding sequence ATGCTTGTTACCGACCGATTGAAAGAACTGATTGCCATCCCCAGCGTCAATCCGATGGGACGCGATATCACCGGCCCCGAGTATTTTGAAGCTCGTGTCACGGAATACCTAACCGACGTGTTCAAAACCTGGGGAGTCCCGTTCAAGGTGACGGAAATCACACCGGGCCGTGCGAACATTGTCGCGCGTTGGGATGGATCCAATGGCCGAACCGTTCTGCTCGACGCCCATCAAGACACGGTCCCCGTCAGCGGAATGACAATCCCACCATTTGAACCGGCGGAACGGGATGGCAAGATTTACGGACGCGGATCGTGTGATGTGAAGGGCGGTTTGGCGGCAATGCTGACGGCGTTCGGGCGGTTGGTTCACGAACAACCTTCCGACGCGGCGACGGTGTTTCTCTCCTGCACATGCGACGAAGAAGCCGGTGCGAAGGGTGTGACGAAACTAGCGGAGCAAATCACGCAGGCTGACGAATCGTCATTCTTTTGGCCGCGTCCGGAAGCAGCCATTGTCGCAGAACCGACAAATTTGGACGTCGTGGTGGCCCATCGCGGAGCAGTGCGGTGGAAGATTGCCACTACGGGGCGGGCGTGTCACAGTTCGCGTCCTGAAGACGGCATCAACGCGATTTACCGAATGGCTCGTTTGCTCTCAGCACTTGAGGAATACGCCGGGTTGGTGGGCGATTCCCTTCCACCGCATCCGCTCTGTGGACCAGCAACGCTGAGTGTCGGACGGATCGAAGGCGGTGCGAGCGTGAACATCGTGCCGGATGCGTGCGTCATCGAAATCGATCGTCGTTTGATCCCCGGTGAAGACGGCGAAAGTGCGCGTCAACAAGTCGCGGAGTTCTTGCGATCGAAACTCGATTTCGAATTCGAAATGCAACCCCCGTGGATCGCAAGCCCACCACTGCCGGATGATGACAACGGTGCCCTTGCCGACGGGCTTCTGAAAACGATCGAAAGCATCGTCGGCCCTCATCAACGAGTCGGCGTTCCGTATGGCACAAATGGTTCCCGCTTGGCCGCGATTGACGTGCCAACGGTCGTATTCGGTCCCGGCGACATCGCTCAAGCCCACACGAAAGACGAATGGATCGATATTGCCGAACTCGAACAATCGGTCGATGTGTATTACCAGTTCTGTGTTGACGGTTCGTTCTGA
- a CDS encoding PQQ-binding-like beta-propeller repeat protein has translation MLRWLTVLSVLSLSFTSEPTHADDWPQWRGVERDGVWRESGIVESLPKEPAKPEWRVEIGGGYAGPAVADGKVFVMDYQKDSGNVVFNPGVADKLTGQERVLCLDAKTGKQLWEHAYNCPYEISYGNGPRCTPTVDGDHVYTLGAEGNLFCLNVKDGSVVWSKSFTEDYNAEAPYWGYSSHPLVYGDSLICLVGGEGSVAVAFDKKTGQEQWRTLSASEIGYAPPTVIEAAGTEQLLIWDADKINSLNPKNGELYWKIPLKPDYAMSIMAPQKSGDCLFASGIGNIGALMKLDSDKPAAEVVWRGEAKTGLYAANSTPFIQDGTMYGCDCRPGALRAVNLEDGKRLWETYKPTTGDRRAGHGTAFIVYHEPSDRFVLFSETGDLIFAKLTPEKYEELSRTHIIDPTSNAFGRDVVWVHPAFANQSVYARNDKEIVCVSLGK, from the coding sequence ATGCTTCGATGGTTAACTGTCTTGAGCGTGCTGTCACTGAGTTTCACCAGCGAACCAACCCATGCTGATGATTGGCCGCAATGGCGAGGCGTGGAGCGGGACGGCGTTTGGCGAGAGAGTGGTATTGTTGAATCTCTGCCCAAAGAACCCGCCAAGCCGGAGTGGCGAGTGGAAATCGGTGGCGGATACGCCGGACCGGCAGTTGCTGATGGCAAAGTCTTTGTGATGGACTACCAGAAAGACTCCGGAAATGTCGTATTCAACCCCGGCGTGGCAGACAAATTGACCGGACAGGAACGGGTATTGTGTCTCGACGCAAAAACCGGCAAACAACTCTGGGAACACGCCTACAATTGCCCCTATGAAATCTCCTATGGCAACGGTCCTCGATGCACACCGACCGTCGACGGCGATCACGTTTACACGCTGGGAGCCGAAGGAAACCTGTTCTGCCTGAATGTCAAAGATGGTTCGGTCGTGTGGTCGAAATCGTTCACCGAAGATTACAACGCCGAAGCACCCTATTGGGGATACTCTTCGCATCCGCTCGTGTACGGTGATTCGTTGATTTGTCTCGTCGGTGGTGAGGGAAGTGTCGCGGTCGCGTTTGACAAAAAAACGGGGCAGGAGCAATGGCGAACACTCTCGGCGAGTGAGATCGGTTATGCTCCGCCGACGGTCATCGAAGCGGCAGGAACCGAGCAACTGCTGATTTGGGACGCTGACAAAATCAACAGCCTTAATCCGAAGAATGGTGAACTCTATTGGAAGATTCCGCTCAAACCGGACTATGCCATGTCGATTATGGCACCGCAGAAATCGGGCGATTGTCTGTTTGCTAGCGGCATCGGCAACATTGGGGCGTTGATGAAACTCGACTCGGACAAACCCGCCGCCGAAGTCGTTTGGCGAGGTGAAGCTAAGACCGGTCTGTACGCCGCCAACAGTACGCCGTTCATTCAAGATGGCACGATGTACGGTTGCGATTGCCGACCGGGAGCGTTGCGCGCGGTCAATCTCGAAGACGGCAAACGATTGTGGGAAACCTACAAACCGACCACGGGCGATCGTCGGGCGGGACACGGAACCGCATTCATCGTGTATCACGAACCGTCGGATCGATTCGTTCTTTTCAGTGAAACCGGCGATCTGATCTTCGCGAAACTGACACCAGAGAAATACGAAGAACTCAGCCGCACGCACATCATCGACCCCACCAGCAACGCCTTCGGTCGCGATGTCGTCTGGGTGCACCCCGCGTTCGCGAACCAATCGGTCTACGCTCGCAACGACAAAGAAATTGTCTGCGTCTCATTGGGCAAGTGA
- a CDS encoding AAA family ATPase: MLDSLELLIRAGNPLIAIETTDEDRATNLVRSVVLRMRQSLFEWSLTTGLRPVGDGGPNRAVIDGGEVMPTLEHIPNIAQRTVFVFKDLGPHCKDALVHRTLRDLLRLCSRTKSTLILIDALPLPEEIKRFTIRFEVGWPDAAELEQCVKKTYQKIRDESQQNVTAKLRRKELEQLVQNLRGLSCAEAERVVAAAIYADNTLSADDLQSIVEGKRTLLGSAGCLEAIAADVEPDQLAGLANLKTWLKRRRGGFSKEAREFGLESPRGMLMLGVPGCGKSLCAKVVASEWKMPLLRLDPGVLYNKFIGETESQLRRALLQAEAMAPVVLWIDEIEKAFASASGEGGGDGGLSKRMFGTLLSWMQDHRHPIFIIATANDISALPPELMRKGRFDEVFFVDLPSQHVREQVLAIHLKRRNRDPANYDLPRLAEAAEHFSGSELEQVIVSALFSAFSQRRELADEHLLEEIGNTRPLALMMEERIHELRGWAHNRCVSAD; the protein is encoded by the coding sequence ATGCTGGATTCCCTGGAACTTCTCATCCGCGCCGGAAACCCGTTGATCGCCATTGAAACCACCGATGAGGACCGAGCGACGAATCTGGTGCGGAGTGTCGTGCTACGGATGCGGCAGAGTCTCTTTGAGTGGTCGCTGACAACCGGATTGCGTCCCGTCGGTGATGGTGGACCGAACCGGGCTGTCATCGACGGTGGCGAAGTCATGCCGACTTTGGAACACATTCCGAACATCGCTCAACGAACGGTGTTTGTCTTCAAGGATCTCGGTCCGCATTGCAAAGATGCGTTGGTGCATCGCACGTTGCGGGATTTGCTTCGATTGTGCTCCCGCACAAAGTCCACGTTGATTCTCATCGATGCTCTACCGTTGCCTGAGGAAATCAAACGTTTCACGATCCGCTTTGAAGTCGGTTGGCCGGATGCGGCTGAGTTGGAACAGTGCGTCAAAAAGACGTACCAGAAAATTCGAGACGAGAGCCAGCAAAACGTCACTGCCAAGCTGCGACGGAAGGAACTCGAACAACTCGTGCAGAACCTTCGCGGATTAAGTTGTGCGGAAGCGGAACGTGTTGTGGCGGCGGCGATCTATGCGGACAACACGCTGAGTGCCGACGATTTGCAATCCATCGTCGAGGGCAAACGCACGTTGCTTGGTAGTGCCGGATGTTTGGAGGCGATCGCGGCGGATGTCGAACCGGATCAACTGGCGGGGCTCGCGAACTTGAAGACGTGGTTGAAACGGCGTCGCGGCGGGTTTTCGAAGGAGGCTCGTGAATTTGGTTTAGAATCGCCACGCGGCATGTTGATGCTTGGTGTGCCCGGTTGTGGGAAAAGTCTCTGTGCGAAGGTCGTCGCCTCGGAATGGAAAATGCCGCTGCTGCGACTCGATCCCGGAGTGCTTTACAACAAGTTCATTGGCGAAACCGAAAGCCAGTTGCGGCGGGCCTTGTTGCAAGCCGAGGCGATGGCGCCGGTGGTGTTGTGGATCGACGAAATTGAAAAGGCGTTCGCGTCAGCATCGGGTGAAGGTGGCGGAGACGGTGGCTTATCGAAACGGATGTTCGGCACGTTGCTCTCGTGGATGCAGGACCATCGACATCCCATTTTTATCATCGCCACCGCGAACGACATCTCCGCCCTGCCCCCGGAACTCATGCGGAAAGGTCGGTTCGATGAGGTGTTCTTCGTCGATTTGCCGAGTCAGCACGTCCGCGAGCAAGTCCTTGCGATCCATCTGAAACGCCGCAACCGAGACCCGGCCAACTACGATTTGCCCCGCCTCGCGGAAGCCGCCGAACATTTCAGTGGATCGGAATTGGAGCAAGTCATTGTGTCCGCATTGTTCTCGGCATTCTCACAGCGGCGGGAATTAGCGGACGAACATCTGCTCGAAGAAATCGGCAACACACGACCGTTGGCATTGATGATGGAAGAACGCATCCACGAACTCCGCGGGTGGGCTCACAATCGTTGTGTCTCCGCGGATTGA